Proteins encoded together in one Deinococcus aestuarii window:
- a CDS encoding thiamine pyrophosphate-dependent dehydrogenase E1 component subunit alpha, with product MIQPFTPDPLRWVADDGQPIRELPARFTPGVLRDLHRDMVRAREFDRKLVTLLRQGRTTFYAQSRGMEATQVGLARSIRVGHDWVWPYYRDHALGLTLGVPLLDLVSQCLGTNSDPSRGRQMPHHFAAKRQNFVSISSSIASQVPPAAGNALAQKYLGVDEITVCTFGDGATSEGDWHAGVNMAAVNAAPCLFVCENNQWAISTPLRGQMASETVHVKARAYGMPGYLVDGNDIIAVMEVMSHVAQEIRQGSGPALVECLTYRVGSHSNADADAEKNYRTREEVALWTGRDPITRVEGLLEHLGHPVSAEERAGLIAATHREVDEAVRQAEASGQPDWRIMFEDVYADLPVHLREQAASLRAEQTGGQA from the coding sequence ATGATTCAGCCGTTCACCCCCGACCCGCTGCGCTGGGTCGCCGACGACGGCCAGCCAATCCGTGAACTGCCCGCCCGCTTCACCCCCGGGGTGTTGCGGGACCTGCACCGCGATATGGTGCGGGCACGGGAGTTCGACCGCAAACTCGTCACCCTGCTGCGGCAGGGGCGCACCACCTTCTACGCCCAATCGCGCGGCATGGAGGCCACCCAGGTCGGCCTCGCCCGCTCGATCCGGGTCGGGCACGACTGGGTGTGGCCGTACTACCGCGACCACGCCCTCGGCCTGACCCTGGGGGTGCCGCTGCTCGATCTCGTGAGCCAGTGCCTCGGCACCAACTCCGACCCCTCCCGGGGCCGCCAGATGCCGCATCATTTCGCGGCCAAGCGGCAGAACTTCGTCTCCATCAGCTCCTCCATCGCCTCGCAGGTGCCGCCCGCCGCCGGGAACGCGCTCGCGCAGAAGTACCTCGGCGTGGACGAGATCACCGTCTGCACCTTCGGGGACGGGGCGACGAGCGAGGGGGACTGGCACGCCGGGGTGAACATGGCCGCCGTGAACGCGGCGCCCTGCCTCTTCGTCTGCGAGAACAACCAGTGGGCGATCAGCACGCCGCTGAGGGGCCAGATGGCGAGCGAGACCGTCCACGTCAAGGCCCGCGCGTACGGGATGCCCGGCTACCTCGTGGACGGCAACGACATCATCGCGGTGATGGAGGTCATGTCGCACGTGGCCCAGGAAATCCGGCAAGGAAGCGGCCCCGCCCTCGTCGAGTGCCTGACCTACCGGGTAGGTTCGCACTCGAACGCGGACGCCGACGCCGAGAAGAACTACCGCACCCGCGAGGAGGTGGCGCTCTGGACCGGACGTGACCCCATCACCCGGGTCGAGGGGCTGCTGGAGCACCTCGGCCACCCGGTGAGCGCCGAGGAACGCGCGGGGCTGATCGCCGCCACCCACCGCGAGGTGGACGAGGCCGTGCGGCAGGCCGAGGCGAGCGGGCAGCCCGACTGGCGGATCATGTTCGAGGACGTGTACGCCGACCTGCCCGTCCACCTGCGCGAGCAGGCCGCCTCCTTGCGCGCCGAACAGACGGGAGGGCAGGCATGA
- a CDS encoding alpha-ketoacid dehydrogenase subunit beta, whose product MTATESRPTAQGGGTQGPRTLTLIQAVTEALREELSRDERVVVFGQDVAARGGVFLATAGLQAEFGERRVFDTPLSEASIVGAAVGMAVRGMRPVAEIQFADYMGPGFDQIVSQAAKIRYRSGGQFTAPLVIRTPSGGGVKGGHHHSQSPEAYYTHTPGLKVVMPSTPYDAKGLLKAAIRGHDPVILFEPKRLYRAAKGEVPAADYTVELGRGAVRREGRDLTLIGYGGVMPDVEKAAQALSKEGVEAEVIDLRSLVPWDRDLVLTSVEKTGRAVLVSEAPRTANFMGEVAYVIQEALFDRLLAPVSQVAGFDTPYPYVQDRIYLPGANRIAAACVKTLNF is encoded by the coding sequence ATGACGGCCACCGAATCCAGGCCCACGGCCCAGGGGGGCGGCACGCAGGGACCGCGCACCCTCACCCTGATCCAGGCCGTGACCGAGGCCCTGCGGGAAGAACTCTCCCGTGACGAGCGCGTCGTCGTCTTCGGGCAGGACGTGGCGGCGCGGGGCGGCGTCTTCCTGGCGACGGCGGGCTTACAAGCCGAGTTCGGCGAGCGCCGGGTCTTCGACACCCCCCTCAGCGAGGCGAGCATCGTGGGCGCGGCGGTCGGGATGGCCGTGCGTGGGATGCGGCCCGTCGCCGAGATCCAGTTCGCGGACTACATGGGGCCGGGCTTCGACCAGATCGTCAGCCAGGCGGCGAAGATCCGTTACCGCTCGGGCGGACAGTTCACCGCGCCCCTGGTCATCCGCACCCCCTCGGGCGGCGGCGTGAAGGGCGGGCACCACCACAGCCAGAGCCCGGAGGCGTACTACACGCACACGCCGGGCCTGAAGGTGGTGATGCCGAGCACCCCTTACGACGCGAAGGGCCTCCTGAAGGCGGCGATCCGGGGCCATGACCCGGTGATCCTCTTCGAGCCCAAGCGGCTGTACCGGGCGGCGAAGGGGGAGGTGCCGGCGGCTGACTACACGGTCGAGCTGGGCCGGGGGGCCGTCCGCCGGGAAGGTCGGGACCTCACCCTGATCGGCTACGGCGGCGTGATGCCCGACGTGGAGAAGGCCGCACAGGCCCTGTCCAAAGAGGGGGTAGAGGCGGAGGTGATCGACCTGCGCTCGCTGGTGCCCTGGGACCGCGACCTCGTGCTCACCAGCGTGGAGAAGACCGGGCGGGCGGTTCTCGTCAGCGAGGCGCCGCGCACCGCGAACTTCATGGGGGAGGTCGCGTACGTGATTCAGGAGGCGCTGTTCGACCGGCTCCTCGCGCCCGTGTCGCAGGTCGCGGGGTTCGACACGCCCTACCCGTACGTCCAAGACCGCATCTACCTTCCCGGCGCCAACCGCATCGCGGCGGCGTGCGTGAAGACCCTCAACTTCTAG
- a CDS encoding dihydrolipoamide acetyltransferase family protein, whose product MKEVLLPELAESVVEGEILKWLVGEGESVALEQPLCEVMTDKVTVELPSPVAGVLSKRLAKEGDVVAVHAAIALIDEAAERGGERAPSPSVPEARADLPLQAEEERTQMAGDAAVESGGGSIVETGQIAASADDDASLFKAFASNETVTVQGLGTRGGGTATLSPPAQALAPAQTVGRVPAVPAARRLARELGVDLAQVRGSGPNGRVRMEDVSAHAQAAPVEEAPAATPPAAPSPAPASPAPAPAAKGGGGLPVPPPLYRTPKGYEHLEERVPLRGMRRAISNQMQASHLYTVRTLTVDEVNLSKLVELRSRVKDEAQAAGVKLSYLPFIFKAVAAALRKYPSLNCSYDEATGEIVLKRYYNLGMAVATEAGLTVPVLRDVTTKSVFELAGQVADLAARAQAGKLTPDDMAGSTFSVTNIGSIGALFSFPIINMPDAAILGVHSIQKRPIVNEQGEIVVAHMMYLSLSFDHRLVDGAEAARFCKEVIRLLENPDRLLLEAI is encoded by the coding sequence GTGAAAGAAGTGCTGCTGCCCGAACTCGCCGAGAGCGTGGTCGAGGGCGAAATCCTGAAGTGGCTGGTGGGCGAGGGCGAGAGCGTGGCCCTCGAACAACCCCTGTGCGAGGTCATGACCGACAAGGTGACCGTCGAACTCCCCAGCCCCGTCGCGGGCGTGCTCAGCAAGAGGCTGGCGAAGGAGGGCGATGTGGTCGCCGTCCACGCCGCCATCGCCCTGATCGACGAGGCGGCGGAGAGGGGAGGGGAGCGCGCGCCCTCCCCGTCGGTCCCGGAGGCCAGGGCCGACCTGCCCCTCCAGGCCGAGGAAGAGCGGACCCAGATGGCGGGGGACGCCGCCGTGGAAAGCGGTGGGGGCAGCATCGTCGAGACGGGGCAGATCGCCGCCAGCGCGGACGACGACGCGAGCCTCTTCAAGGCCTTTGCCTCGAACGAGACGGTCACGGTTCAGGGCTTGGGGACGCGGGGCGGGGGCACGGCCACCCTCAGCCCCCCCGCCCAGGCTCTGGCCCCCGCTCAGACCGTGGGCCGGGTTCCCGCCGTCCCCGCCGCGCGTCGGCTCGCCCGCGAACTCGGGGTGGACCTCGCGCAGGTGCGCGGCAGCGGGCCGAACGGGCGGGTCCGGATGGAGGACGTGAGCGCCCACGCGCAGGCCGCCCCGGTGGAGGAGGCCCCGGCGGCCACCCCTCCCGCCGCCCCCTCTCCCGCGCCTGCCTCACCAGCCCCCGCTCCCGCCGCCAAGGGTGGAGGTGGCCTGCCCGTGCCGCCGCCCCTATACCGCACGCCCAAGGGATACGAGCACCTCGAAGAGCGGGTGCCGCTGCGGGGAATGCGCCGGGCCATCTCCAACCAGATGCAGGCGAGCCACCTCTATACCGTCCGCACCCTCACGGTGGACGAGGTGAACCTGAGCAAACTGGTCGAACTCCGCTCGCGCGTGAAGGATGAGGCGCAGGCGGCGGGCGTGAAGCTCAGCTACCTGCCCTTCATCTTCAAGGCGGTGGCGGCGGCGCTGCGCAAGTACCCCAGCCTGAATTGCTCGTACGACGAGGCGACGGGCGAGATCGTCCTGAAGCGGTACTACAACCTCGGCATGGCGGTCGCCACCGAGGCGGGTCTGACCGTGCCCGTGCTGCGCGACGTGACCACGAAAAGCGTCTTCGAGCTGGCCGGGCAGGTCGCGGACCTCGCCGCGCGGGCACAGGCGGGGAAGCTCACACCCGACGACATGGCGGGGAGCACCTTCAGCGTGACGAACATCGGCTCCATCGGGGCGCTGTTCTCCTTCCCGATCATCAACATGCCCGACGCGGCGATCCTGGGCGTCCACTCCATCCAGAAGCGGCCCATCGTGAACGAGCAGGGCGAGATTGTCGTGGCCCACATGATGTACCTCTCGCTGAGCTTCGACCACCGGCTGGTGGACGGGGCCGAGGCGGCGCGCTTTTGCAAGGAGGTCATCCGGCTGCTCGAAAACCCGGATCGGCTGCTGCTGGAGGCGATTTAG
- a CDS encoding response regulator transcription factor: MLAQILVVEDDPHLGPLLKEYLSADYLVHHASTLKDAQAWLGTHSAQLILLDLNLPDGDGLDLVQALRQYSSTPVLVLSARSGVQERVAGLNAGADDYLTKPFAMPELDARITALLRRTAAGTGVNLGNTSLSTSSLLLTVNDKNVNLTEHEARILELMMRTPERVFSRADIESHLYGWETPNSNSVEVRISQLRKKLEQAASDLRIRTIRNVGYVLQA; the protein is encoded by the coding sequence ATGCTCGCCCAGATTCTCGTGGTGGAGGACGACCCGCATCTCGGGCCGCTCCTCAAGGAATACCTCTCGGCCGACTACCTCGTCCACCACGCCTCCACCCTCAAGGACGCCCAGGCGTGGCTCGGGACCCACTCCGCCCAGCTCATCTTGCTCGATCTGAACCTCCCCGACGGCGACGGTCTCGACCTCGTGCAGGCGCTGCGGCAGTATTCGAGCACGCCCGTGCTGGTGCTCTCGGCCAGAAGCGGGGTGCAGGAGCGGGTGGCGGGGCTGAACGCGGGGGCGGACGACTACCTCACCAAGCCCTTCGCCATGCCCGAACTCGACGCGCGGATCACGGCCCTGCTCAGGCGCACCGCCGCCGGGACGGGCGTGAACCTCGGCAACACCAGCCTCTCGACGAGCAGCCTGCTGCTCACCGTCAACGACAAGAACGTGAACCTCACCGAGCACGAGGCCCGCATCCTGGAGCTGATGATGCGCACGCCCGAGCGGGTGTTCTCGCGCGCCGACATCGAGTCGCACCTCTACGGCTGGGAGACGCCCAACAGCAACTCCGTGGAGGTCCGCATCTCGCAGCTTCGCAAGAAGCTGGAGCAGGCGGCTTCCGACCTGCGGATTCGCACGATCCGCAACGTCGGCTATGTCCTGCAAGCCTGA
- a CDS encoding sensor histidine kinase has translation MTRAPLRTARVAWRHSLRFRLALVYTLVAFALIGLIGLGVMTLLLRQMDAQFQTRLNERADSLAEAFLGRGQSLGKSPGGTGVYTMIVDEDGRVLAATPALRQYEGTPFPFGGLGTVQIADLPARTTTRRLGDFGTLWVALPEDALIDARRIAVNALLLALLVTPLLMFVVGWLVGRRALAGLGEAADLADRIDPTRSLATLPLPAREDEVHRLLAALNRLLVRIEAGQAREKQLLGQIVHELGAPLTVLKASLARAAERGGDPEVMRAALVADELTFTTQDLMQLARGQLEMRLVWHFIPASTLRGRLDRLVPGLTFTGDWDGMILCDPDRLTQALRNLLANARRAAGPDGQVSVTLRETPEHVTFTVRDSGPGLPADLGERIFDPFVSGSGSSGLGLSVARQIAVLHGGTLTAGSARPGDARPGEAVGGALFTLTLPGAALGDDEEEEFGDEAEEKEALPLP, from the coding sequence GTGACCCGCGCGCCCCTGCGGACGGCCCGGGTGGCGTGGCGCCACAGCCTGCGCTTTCGGCTGGCGCTCGTGTACACGCTCGTGGCGTTCGCGCTGATCGGCCTGATCGGGCTGGGCGTGATGACCCTGCTGCTGCGGCAGATGGACGCGCAGTTCCAGACGCGGCTCAACGAGCGGGCCGACAGCCTGGCCGAGGCGTTCCTGGGCCGGGGGCAGAGCCTCGGCAAGTCGCCGGGGGGCACGGGCGTCTACACCATGATCGTGGACGAGGACGGGCGGGTTCTCGCCGCCACGCCCGCCTTGCGCCAGTACGAGGGGACCCCTTTCCCCTTCGGGGGCCTGGGCACCGTGCAGATCGCGGACCTCCCCGCCCGGACGACGACCCGCCGCCTGGGCGACTTCGGGACCCTCTGGGTGGCGCTGCCGGAAGACGCCCTGATCGACGCGCGGCGGATCGCCGTGAACGCGCTGCTTCTCGCGCTGCTCGTCACGCCCCTCTTGATGTTCGTGGTGGGCTGGCTGGTCGGGCGCCGGGCGCTCGCCGGGCTGGGGGAGGCCGCCGACCTCGCCGACCGCATCGACCCCACCCGCAGCCTCGCCACCCTGCCCCTCCCGGCGCGCGAGGACGAGGTTCACCGGCTCCTCGCGGCGCTCAACCGCCTGCTCGTGCGGATCGAGGCGGGGCAGGCGCGCGAAAAGCAGCTTCTCGGGCAGATCGTCCACGAACTCGGGGCGCCGCTGACGGTGCTCAAGGCGAGCCTGGCGCGGGCCGCCGAGCGCGGGGGAGACCCGGAGGTGATGCGCGCCGCCCTCGTCGCCGACGAGCTGACCTTCACCACCCAGGACCTGATGCAGCTCGCGCGCGGGCAACTGGAGATGCGGCTGGTGTGGCACTTCATCCCGGCGAGCACCCTGCGTGGGCGGCTCGACCGGCTGGTTCCGGGGCTCACCTTCACGGGCGATTGGGACGGCATGATCCTGTGCGACCCCGACCGCCTGACCCAGGCGCTGCGCAACCTCCTCGCCAATGCGCGCCGCGCCGCCGGGCCGGACGGGCAGGTGTCGGTGACCCTGCGCGAAACTCCCGAGCACGTCACCTTCACGGTGCGCGACTCCGGCCCCGGCCTGCCCGCCGACCTCGGCGAGCGCATTTTCGACCCCTTCGTGAGCGGCAGCGGCTCCAGCGGCCTGGGCCTGAGCGTGGCCCGCCAGATCGCCGTGCTGCACGGCGGCACCCTGACGGCGGGGAGCGCGCGGCCCGGGGACGCCCGGCCCGGCGAGGCGGTGGGCGGCGCCCTGTTCACCCTGACCCTGCCCGGCGCGGCCCTCGGCGACGACGAGGAAGAGGAGTTCGGGGACGAGGCGGAGGAGAAAGAAGCCCTGCCGCTCCCGTGA
- the dprA gene encoding DNA-processing protein DprA: MTPAVSPPALAELRALLTLRFTPHLGPRRIENLRRHLGSARAVLGAPLTALRGVPGLDAKSLAALGTPRAAEQAEAELDRARAGGVTLLGRGLEGYPPALDALGDPPPVLWVRGELPDLPVVPRAVGIVGTRGASPHALGLTRALAADLARADVTVVSGLARGVDTAAHTASVEAGGVSVGVLGSAVDRVYPAENTRLAERLTLISEYPLGTGPAQHHFPTRNRLIAALSSGTVVVEGELKSGSLITATHALECGRTVFAVPGRAGDPRAAGPHRLLREGAVLTETANDILSELGWDAAPAAPTPDLPPEQARAHAALVTPATLDDLHASTGLPLPELQTALVMLQLMGLAEEVGGRWARR, from the coding sequence GTGACCCCCGCCGTCTCTCCTCCCGCGCTCGCCGAGCTGCGCGCCCTGCTCACCCTGCGCTTCACGCCCCACCTCGGGCCGCGCCGCATCGAGAACCTGCGGCGGCACCTCGGGAGCGCGCGGGCCGTCCTGGGAGCGCCCCTGACGGCCCTGCGCGGGGTGCCGGGCCTCGACGCGAAGTCGCTCGCGGCACTCGGGACCCCCAGGGCGGCCGAGCAGGCGGAGGCCGAACTGGACCGGGCCCGGGCGGGGGGCGTCACCCTGCTCGGGCGCGGGCTGGAGGGTTATCCGCCCGCCCTCGACGCCCTCGGCGACCCGCCCCCGGTGCTGTGGGTGAGGGGCGAGTTGCCGGACCTCCCGGTCGTGCCGCGGGCGGTGGGGATCGTGGGCACGCGGGGGGCGAGCCCGCACGCGCTGGGGCTCACGCGGGCCCTCGCCGCCGACCTCGCGCGGGCGGACGTGACGGTCGTGAGCGGGCTCGCCCGGGGGGTGGACACCGCCGCCCACACGGCGAGCGTGGAGGCCGGGGGCGTGAGCGTGGGGGTCCTCGGGAGCGCGGTCGACCGCGTCTACCCCGCCGAGAACACGCGGCTCGCGGAGCGGCTGACCCTGATCAGCGAGTACCCGCTCGGCACCGGCCCGGCGCAGCACCACTTTCCCACCCGGAATCGGCTGATCGCCGCGCTGTCGTCGGGCACTGTCGTTGTGGAGGGAGAACTCAAGAGCGGGAGCCTGATCACCGCCACCCACGCTCTCGAATGCGGGCGCACCGTCTTCGCTGTGCCGGGCCGCGCCGGAGACCCCCGCGCCGCCGGGCCCCACCGCCTGCTGCGCGAGGGGGCTGTCCTCACCGAGACGGCGAATGACATCCTTTCCGAACTCGGCTGGGACGCGGCCCCCGCCGCCCCCACCCCCGACCTGCCCCCCGAGCAGGCCCGCGCCCACGCCGCCCTCGTGACCCCCGCCACCCTCGACGACCTGCACGCCTCGACCGGCCTGCCCCTGCCCGAGTTGCAGACCGCCCTCGTCATGCTGCAACTCATGGGGCTCGCCGAAGAGGTCGGCGGGCGCTGGGCGCGGCGGTAG
- a CDS encoding peroxiredoxin has protein sequence MTIPGVRPLQTGDLAPDFTATDEGGRPVGLSPWRGRWVILFFFPRAAATHCQMQARRFQALFPEFRAAGAQIVGVSSDTRQRQTEFRGLCDLSFPLISDRNGQISRLYGVLDDPEPGEEVPLARRETFLISPEGRVAHRWREVVPNVHAAEVFQRLRSLQAPPA, from the coding sequence ATGACGATTCCAGGTGTGAGACCGCTTCAAACCGGCGACCTTGCCCCCGACTTCACGGCCACGGACGAGGGCGGGCGTCCCGTGGGCCTCTCGCCGTGGCGGGGACGGTGGGTGATCCTCTTTTTCTTTCCGCGCGCGGCGGCCACCCACTGCCAGATGCAGGCGCGGCGCTTCCAGGCCCTCTTTCCCGAGTTCCGGGCGGCGGGCGCCCAGATCGTGGGGGTCAGCAGCGACACCCGGCAACGCCAGACCGAATTCCGGGGCCTGTGCGACCTGAGTTTTCCGCTGATCTCCGACCGCAACGGGCAGATCAGCCGCCTGTACGGGGTGCTGGACGACCCCGAGCCCGGCGAGGAGGTGCCTCTTGCCCGCCGCGAGACGTTCCTGATCTCCCCGGAGGGCCGGGTCGCGCACCGCTGGCGGGAGGTCGTGCCCAACGTCCACGCCGCCGAGGTCTTCCAGAGACTGCGGTCCCTCCAGGCCCCCCCGGCCTGA
- a CDS encoding SDR family oxidoreductase, with translation MAKMSVLVLGGTQFVGRHIVEALLAGGHRVSVLTRGRTPDELPGEVERLRGDRNEGEAGLGALAGRAWDACVDVSGYTPRQVRASAQTLQDRVGRYVFVSTVSVYAEQDRHPIREDDPLLPEAGEDVTQVTGETYGPLKVTCERLVAEVLGERATILRPQIVAGPHDPTGRYTSWIDRVAAGGDFLAPGDGSDFVQVIDARDLARFAVTVLEEGVPGVFNLAGPRLGWREFLDTVREATGSDATPVWVDAATLEAHGLGWNELPVYVPAQGEQGGVMDVSNERARAAGLTLEGPLTTARDTRAWSAGTAQKAFLTPEREAEVLRAVGRGR, from the coding sequence ATGGCGAAGATGAGCGTTCTGGTCCTGGGCGGCACACAATTCGTGGGACGGCACATCGTGGAGGCCCTGCTCGCGGGCGGGCACCGGGTGAGCGTCCTGACGCGCGGGCGCACCCCCGACGAGCTGCCGGGCGAGGTCGAGCGCCTGCGCGGCGACCGCAACGAGGGGGAGGCGGGCCTCGGCGCCCTGGCGGGCCGGGCGTGGGACGCCTGCGTGGACGTGAGCGGCTACACGCCCCGGCAGGTGCGCGCGAGCGCCCAGACACTGCAAGACCGGGTGGGCCGGTACGTCTTCGTGAGCACCGTCAGCGTGTACGCCGAGCAGGACCGCCACCCCATCCGCGAGGACGACCCCCTGCTGCCGGAAGCCGGGGAGGACGTGACGCAGGTGACGGGCGAGACGTACGGCCCCCTCAAGGTGACCTGCGAGCGCCTCGTGGCCGAGGTGCTCGGGGAGCGCGCGACCATCCTGCGCCCGCAGATCGTGGCCGGACCCCACGACCCCACCGGGCGCTACACCTCCTGGATCGACCGGGTGGCCGCCGGGGGCGACTTCCTCGCGCCGGGGGACGGCTCGGACTTCGTGCAGGTGATCGACGCCCGCGACCTCGCCCGTTTCGCGGTGACCGTGCTGGAGGAGGGCGTGCCGGGTGTCTTCAACCTCGCGGGACCGCGCCTCGGCTGGCGGGAGTTTCTGGACACGGTGCGGGAGGCGACGGGTTCGGACGCCACGCCCGTCTGGGTGGACGCGGCCACGCTGGAGGCACACGGCCTCGGCTGGAACGAGTTGCCCGTCTACGTCCCGGCGCAGGGCGAGCAGGGCGGGGTCATGGACGTTTCGAACGAGCGGGCGCGGGCGGCGGGACTGACCCTCGAAGGTCCCCTCACGACGGCGCGGGACACCCGGGCCTGGAGCGCGGGCACAGCGCAAAAAGCCTTCCTGACCCCGGAGCGCGAGGCGGAGGTGCTGCGGGCGGTGGGGAGGGGGCGGTGA
- a CDS encoding mechanosensitive ion channel family protein, whose protein sequence is MNTSLTLVWDRTVGIARTLVAALPNVLLALVVFGLFWLLSRVLVKLLERVLRRAGQPLAVGQALGQVLRVVVLTVGVLVALTVIFPTLNAATLFGTLGFSSVAIGFAFKDIFQNLLAGLLILITRPFRIGDQIISGTTEGTVEDIQVRATVVRTYDNRKVVIPNSDLYTGRVTVNTAFERRQVSLPLTLPYGTDLEKARNLMVEAARGVADLAEDPPPSVVLTDLNSGGLTVSLRYWVRPPLRRDVTVTTDEVLSTVEARLREGGVKLSTPQGVALDPVQLRPLRVQLAGAADEGAEGALRPLATRPDGPPPR, encoded by the coding sequence GTGAACACGAGCCTGACCCTGGTGTGGGACCGCACGGTGGGCATCGCGCGGACCCTCGTCGCGGCGCTGCCGAACGTGCTGCTGGCGCTGGTGGTCTTCGGGCTGTTCTGGCTGCTGTCGCGGGTGCTGGTGAAGCTCCTGGAACGGGTGTTGCGGCGGGCCGGGCAGCCGCTCGCGGTGGGGCAGGCGCTGGGGCAGGTGCTGAGGGTCGTCGTGCTGACGGTGGGCGTGCTGGTGGCCCTCACGGTCATCTTCCCGACCCTCAACGCCGCCACCTTGTTCGGCACGCTGGGCTTCAGCAGCGTCGCCATCGGATTCGCCTTCAAGGACATCTTCCAGAACCTGCTGGCGGGCCTTTTGATCCTGATCACGCGGCCGTTTCGCATCGGGGACCAGATCATCAGCGGCACGACCGAGGGCACGGTGGAGGATATCCAGGTGCGCGCCACCGTCGTCCGCACCTACGACAACCGCAAGGTGGTGATTCCCAACAGCGACCTCTACACGGGCCGCGTGACCGTGAACACCGCCTTCGAGAGGCGGCAGGTGAGCCTGCCCCTGACGCTGCCCTACGGGACGGACCTGGAGAAGGCCCGGAACTTGATGGTCGAGGCCGCGCGTGGGGTGGCGGACCTGGCCGAGGACCCGCCCCCCAGCGTGGTCCTGACGGACCTGAACTCCGGCGGCCTGACGGTCAGCCTGCGCTACTGGGTGAGGCCGCCCCTGCGCCGGGACGTGACCGTCACCACCGACGAGGTGCTGAGCACCGTCGAGGCCCGGCTGAGGGAGGGGGGCGTGAAGCTCAGCACCCCGCAGGGGGTGGCCCTCGACCCGGTGCAGCTCCGGCCCCTGCGCGTGCAACTGGCGGGGGCGGCAGACGAGGGGGCAGAGGGCGCCCTCCGGCCCCTCGCCACCCGGCCAGACGGGCCGCCCCCCCGATGA
- a CDS encoding DUF2254 domain-containing protein → MNRTWLHLREVTRRFWFLPALMVAAALLLAEGGITLEERHGVPQSLAFIYGGGEAGARSMLSAVASSSVAVAGTVFSITIAALSFAAGSMGPRLLDNFTRDRGNQVTLGTFIATFAFCVYSLRVVQGGEEVPFVPHYNVTLAVVLALGCIAVLVYFIFHVTASINMTHVLNLLRDDLNKTLKQATREGGEPPDGPVAPPERFWEGAETLRAPEGGYLQLVDTGRLLDRAEREDVAVRLLVRPGDYVFPETVVALGVPRLPEGVLDALSLGNQRLADQDAEHTLRQMAEVAARALSSGVNDPYTAVDVLDRFGDALCRLRGRTWPTGVYGRGGRPRLVHPVTDFAGLTDAMFRMVRQYGKANPAVMIRLLEVLTAAATCLTGEAERAALRRQADLTLADALPVTGNPADRADLERRFRKFGEVLSGYASPSRLSPEREEGRGEGGELRPAQG, encoded by the coding sequence ATGAACCGCACCTGGCTGCACCTGCGCGAGGTCACCCGGCGCTTCTGGTTCCTCCCCGCCCTGATGGTGGCCGCCGCCCTGCTGCTGGCCGAGGGCGGCATCACGCTGGAGGAACGTCACGGGGTGCCGCAAAGTCTCGCCTTCATCTACGGCGGCGGGGAAGCGGGGGCGCGCAGCATGTTGTCGGCGGTGGCGAGCAGCAGCGTCGCGGTCGCCGGGACGGTCTTTTCCATCACCATCGCGGCGCTCTCCTTCGCGGCGGGCAGCATGGGGCCGCGGCTGCTGGACAACTTCACCCGCGACCGCGGCAACCAGGTCACGCTGGGCACCTTCATCGCCACCTTCGCCTTTTGCGTGTACAGCCTGCGGGTGGTGCAGGGCGGCGAGGAGGTGCCCTTCGTCCCGCACTACAACGTCACGCTGGCCGTCGTGCTGGCGCTGGGATGTATCGCGGTGCTGGTGTACTTCATCTTTCACGTGACCGCCAGCATCAACATGACCCACGTCCTGAACCTGCTGCGCGACGACCTGAACAAGACCCTGAAGCAGGCCACCCGTGAGGGAGGCGAGCCGCCGGACGGCCCGGTTGCGCCGCCCGAGCGCTTCTGGGAGGGCGCAGAGACGTTGCGCGCCCCGGAGGGCGGGTACCTGCAACTGGTGGACACCGGGCGGCTGCTGGACCGCGCCGAACGGGAGGACGTGGCCGTGCGCCTGCTGGTGCGCCCCGGCGACTACGTCTTTCCGGAGACCGTCGTCGCGCTGGGCGTGCCGAGGCTGCCGGAAGGCGTGCTGGACGCCCTCAGCCTGGGAAACCAACGCCTCGCCGACCAGGACGCGGAACACACGCTGCGCCAGATGGCGGAGGTGGCGGCCCGCGCCCTCAGTTCCGGCGTGAACGATCCCTACACGGCGGTGGACGTGCTGGACCGCTTCGGGGACGCGCTGTGCCGCCTGCGGGGCCGGACGTGGCCCACCGGGGTGTATGGGCGGGGGGGACGGCCGCGCCTGGTTCACCCGGTCACCGATTTCGCGGGCCTGACCGACGCGATGTTCCGGATGGTCCGGCAGTACGGCAAGGCCAACCCCGCCGTCATGATCCGCCTGCTGGAGGTGCTGACCGCCGCCGCGACCTGCCTCACGGGAGAGGCCGAACGCGCCGCGCTGAGGCGGCAGGCCGACCTCACGCTGGCCGACGCGCTGCCCGTCACCGGGAATCCCGCCGACCGTGCCGACCTGGAGCGCCGCTTCCGGAAGTTCGGGGAGGTGCTGAGCGGTTACGCCTCCCCCTCCCGTCTCTCTCCCGAGCGGGAGGAGGGAAGGGGGGAGGGCGGGGAGCTGCGACCCGCGCAAGGTTGA